In Thamnophis elegans isolate rThaEle1 chromosome 13, rThaEle1.pri, whole genome shotgun sequence, one DNA window encodes the following:
- the DUSP11 gene encoding RNA/RNP complex-1-interacting phosphatase: protein MAFRLGARSGRLGLPFRGPEWLPRPEEQAADGGAHARYSGPSAGGAAQGGSGGVVDVPRVPPLRPGGWQGRAGSSGPAHDRKPEAAEAGSPGQSRQGGGAGRGEGGSGPRVAMGKKNGLPDRWTDYRPLGKRISGTRFIAFKVPLKKSFEWRLAPDECFSPLDLITQVEEQNEELGLIIDLTYTTHYYEPMELPDTLQYCKILTMGHKVPNHAIVSKFKSTVKKFLRENQHNDKLIGVHCTHGLNRTGYLVCRYLIDVEGMDPNMAIELFNRCRGHSIERKNYISALQKTSGRRNHHYMDVSQRDWMKGHVDYTPSPDYEVAYYGPQNWEHPPRNFPFRRGGRSQKRKHSQIWSQNLITCYSEGSQAYSPQYPPSANIVHQGSDHNVRPSNRLFFSQEQFQGYQGPSFQELNPHGSLLQQHRNQIDNQHYWIP from the exons ATGGCGTTCAGGCTGGGCGCGCGGTCCGGCAGGCTGGGCCTCCCCTTTCGGGGCCCCGAATGGCTTCCCAGGCCGGAGGAGCAGGCCGCGGACGGGGGGGCGCATGCGCGCTACTCCGGCCCGTCGGCAGGTGGCGCTGCGCAGGGCGGGAGCGGCGGCGTGGTGGACGTCCCTCGGGTGCCCCCCCTGCGGCCCGGCGGCTGGCAAGGCCGTGCCGGAAGCTCTGGGCCCGCCCACGACCGGAAGCCGGAAGCGGCGGAGGCCGGTTCCCCCGGGCAATCGCGTCAAGGCGGCGGCGCCGGGCGGGGCGAGGGTGGCTCCGGCCCGAGGGTGGCCATGGGGAAGAAGAATGGCCTGCCGGACAG ATGGACTGATTATCGGCCTCTTGGAAAAAGAATTTCCGGGACCCGCTTTATTGCCTTTAAAGTTCCTCTTAAGAAG agtttTGAATGGAGGCTTGCCCCAGATGAGTGTTTTTCTCCCTTAGACCTTATCACTCAAGTCGAAGAGCAAAATGAAGAACTTGGTTTGATCATTGATTTAACATACACAACACACTATTATGAGCCAATG gAGCTACCAGATACACTGCAATATTGTAAAATTTTAACAATGGGACACAAAGTACCTAATCACGCTATAGTTTCTAAATTCAAAAGCACTGTGAAAAAATTCCTCAGAGAGAACCAACATAATG ACAAACTTATTGGCGTCCACTGTACACATGGCTTGAATCGAACAGGTTACCTTGTTTGCAG ATACCTTATTGATGTTGAAGGAATGGATCCAAACATGGCAATAGAAT TATTCAACAGATGCAGGGGACATTCTATAGAGAGGAAGAACTATATTTCTGCTCTCcagaaaacatctggaagaag GAACCATCATTATATGGATGTTTCACAACGGGATTGGATGAAAGGGCATGTTGATTATACCCCAAGTCCTGACTATGAAGTTGCCTACTATGGACCACAAAACTGGGAACACCCTCCaag GAATTTTCCATTTAGGAGAGGTGGACGAAGCCAAAAAAG GAAACATTCTCAAATCTGGAGCCAGAATCTCATCACCTGTTACAGCGAAGGGAGTCAAGCTTACAGTCCACAATATCCCCCTTCAGCCAACATCGTGCATCAGGGATCAGATCATAATGTCAGGCCCAGCAATAGGCTGTTCTTCTCCCAGGAACAGTTTCAAGGATATCAAGGACCCTCTTTTCAAGAACTAAATCCTCATGGCTCACTGCTACAACAACATAGAAATCAAATAGACAATCAGCACTATTGGATCCCTTAA